Proteins from one Acidiphilium multivorum AIU301 genomic window:
- the trbE gene encoding conjugal transfer protein TrbE, whose translation MLDLREYRTRRRELADFLPWAGLVGPGIVLNKDGALQRTARFRGPDLDASTPAELIAVAARVNNALKRLGEGWAIFVEAARSAAPGYPESRFPDPVSWLIDEERRHAFQEEGVHFESGYFLTFCFLAPPERAEQASRLLYDRGDVQHRRAQGAGESGGVDWRATLDAFAAETDRVLDLLAALMPDCTWLDDAGTLAYLHFTISTNGPHPVGVPEVPFYLDGLLPDCDLTPGVAPMLGRYYLRTLTLRGLPDRTWPGLLDELNRLPIEYRWVARWLPLEKAEAQKELGKKRRHWWAKRKGIAALLREVIWQQETRLVDSDAENQSVDADAALQELGSDAVSFGYFTATVTVWDTDEAAAIEKVRLVGRAVRAQGFVAVEETLNAVEAWLGSLPGQCYANIRQPLVSSLNLVHMLPLSAVWAGPERNAHLDGPPLLVAHTAGSTPFRLVPHQGDVGHTLIVGPTGAGKSVLLALIALQFRRYPGARVVIFDKGRSSKAAVVGMGGAFHDLGLGGEVSYQHQQAVAFQPLARIDDAAERAWAADWIATLLVQESIELTPEVRGAIWSALGSLATAPVPERTLSGFTALLQVNRLKAALEPYTIAGPFDRLLDAEQESVADADVLAFETEDLLGSKHAARAVLTYLFHRIEAGLDGRPTLIAVDEAWFALDDPVFAPKLREWLKTLRRKNASVLFSTQSLADITRSPVAPAVIESCLSRIFLPNARAIEPESHDAYARLGLNDRQIETIARAVPKRDYWVQSAAGCRLFELGLGEIALAFCGASRAEDLAAIDRVLGRHGLAAFPAAWLRERGLDWAAALIAPGIATATNLPDASAAIGEAASLADIGPDPAQPMLPFGDGAAWSAEPAYPVTETIP comes from the coding sequence ATGCTCGACCTCCGGGAATATCGCACCAGGCGCCGGGAACTCGCCGACTTCCTCCCCTGGGCCGGCTTGGTTGGTCCGGGGATCGTGCTCAACAAGGACGGTGCACTCCAGCGCACCGCAAGGTTCCGCGGGCCGGACCTCGATGCCAGCACGCCGGCCGAGCTGATCGCAGTCGCCGCACGGGTCAACAACGCGCTCAAACGCCTCGGCGAGGGCTGGGCGATCTTCGTCGAGGCAGCGCGCTCCGCCGCGCCCGGCTATCCCGAGAGCCGCTTCCCCGATCCGGTGTCCTGGCTGATCGACGAGGAGCGGCGGCACGCCTTCCAAGAGGAGGGTGTGCATTTCGAGAGCGGATATTTCCTGACCTTCTGCTTCCTCGCGCCGCCCGAGCGCGCCGAACAGGCCAGCCGGCTGCTCTACGACCGGGGCGATGTCCAGCATCGACGTGCCCAAGGCGCGGGCGAGTCCGGCGGCGTCGACTGGCGCGCCACCCTGGACGCCTTCGCAGCCGAGACCGACCGCGTGCTCGACCTGCTGGCCGCCCTCATGCCGGACTGCACCTGGCTCGATGACGCCGGCACGCTGGCCTATCTGCACTTCACGATCTCGACCAACGGGCCGCACCCGGTGGGCGTGCCCGAAGTGCCCTTCTATCTCGACGGGCTGCTGCCGGATTGCGATCTAACGCCCGGCGTCGCCCCGATGCTCGGGCGCTACTATCTCCGCACGCTCACCCTGCGCGGCCTGCCGGACCGCACGTGGCCAGGGCTGCTCGACGAACTCAATCGGCTTCCGATCGAATACCGCTGGGTCGCGCGCTGGCTGCCGCTCGAGAAAGCCGAGGCGCAGAAGGAACTTGGCAAGAAGCGCCGGCACTGGTGGGCCAAGCGCAAGGGCATCGCCGCGCTACTGCGCGAGGTGATCTGGCAGCAGGAGACCCGGCTGGTCGATTCCGACGCCGAGAACCAGTCGGTGGACGCCGATGCGGCCCTGCAGGAACTCGGCTCGGACGCGGTCAGCTTCGGGTATTTCACCGCGACGGTGACGGTCTGGGATACCGACGAAGCCGCTGCCATCGAGAAGGTCCGGCTGGTCGGCCGCGCGGTGCGTGCGCAGGGATTCGTCGCGGTCGAGGAGACGCTGAACGCGGTCGAGGCCTGGCTCGGGAGCCTGCCCGGGCAGTGCTACGCCAATATCCGCCAGCCGCTGGTCTCGTCGCTGAACCTCGTCCACATGCTGCCACTCTCGGCGGTCTGGGCCGGGCCGGAGCGCAACGCGCATCTCGACGGCCCGCCGCTGCTGGTGGCGCACACCGCGGGCTCGACACCGTTCCGCCTCGTGCCGCACCAAGGGGATGTCGGCCACACCTTGATCGTCGGCCCCACCGGCGCGGGCAAGAGCGTGCTGCTCGCGCTGATCGCGCTGCAGTTCCGCCGTTACCCCGGCGCGCGCGTGGTGATCTTCGACAAGGGTCGTTCGTCCAAGGCCGCCGTGGTCGGCATGGGCGGCGCCTTCCACGACCTCGGACTCGGCGGCGAGGTTTCGTACCAGCATCAGCAGGCCGTTGCCTTCCAGCCGCTGGCGCGCATCGACGATGCGGCCGAGCGTGCCTGGGCGGCAGACTGGATCGCGACCCTGCTTGTCCAGGAAAGCATCGAGCTGACGCCGGAAGTCCGCGGCGCCATCTGGTCGGCGCTCGGCTCACTCGCCACCGCCCCGGTGCCCGAGCGCACGCTGTCGGGCTTCACCGCCCTGTTGCAGGTCAATCGGCTCAAGGCGGCGCTCGAACCCTACACCATCGCCGGCCCGTTCGACCGTCTGCTGGATGCCGAGCAGGAGAGCGTCGCTGACGCCGACGTGCTGGCCTTCGAGACCGAGGATCTCCTCGGCTCGAAGCACGCGGCCCGCGCCGTGCTGACCTATTTGTTTCACCGCATCGAGGCGGGGCTGGACGGGCGGCCGACCTTGATCGCGGTGGACGAGGCGTGGTTCGCGCTCGACGATCCGGTCTTCGCGCCGAAGCTGCGCGAGTGGCTGAAGACTCTGCGGCGGAAGAATGCCTCCGTGCTGTTCTCGACCCAGAGCCTCGCCGACATCACGCGCTCGCCCGTGGCACCGGCCGTCATCGAGAGCTGTCTCTCCCGCATCTTCCTGCCGAACGCGCGGGCGATCGAACCGGAGAGCCACGACGCCTACGCCCGCCTCGGCCTGAATGACCGGCAGATCGAGACGATCGCGCGCGCGGTGCCGAAGCGGGACTACTGGGTCCAGTCCGCCGCCGGCTGCCGGCTGTTCGAACTCGGCCTCGGCGAGATCGCGCTCGCCTTCTGTGGCGCGAGCCGCGCAGAGGACCTGGCCGCAATTGATCGCGTGCTGGGAAGGCATGGGCTCGCGGCGTTCCCGGCAGCGTGGCTGCGCGAGCGGGGGCTCGACTGGGCAGCGGCGCTGATCGCGCCTGGAATCGCAACCGCGACGAATCTCCCGGACGCCTCTGCGGCCATCGGTGAAGCCGCGTCCCTCGCCGATATCGGACCCGATCCCGCGCAACCCATGCTGCCATTCGGAGATGGTGCCGCTTGGTCCGCGGAGCCGGCATATCCTGTGACGGAGACGATCCCATGA
- the trbJ gene encoding P-type conjugative transfer protein TrbJ produces MIHAWLKRTGTRVVGNALIGALLAISPVLPASATVPVIDIANLSQNVLTAARTLAEVNNQITQIQQGISMLENQARNLTTLPFSALAELQSSMGQIDRLMGQAQGLAYTVQQVQAQFQQLYPNYQSANFQGNVTQAGLLADANARWQASVSTFQHTMEVQSQIVASIPSDQADLSALVGQSQGAVGALQAIQASNQLLALQARQLSATQDLIAADARAQAANAMQNAEARSAAEADWKRFYGNGVSYTPTPVNVFGGPAP; encoded by the coding sequence ATGATCCATGCTTGGCTCAAGCGCACTGGCACGCGAGTGGTTGGCAACGCCTTGATCGGTGCGCTGCTGGCAATCTCCCCTGTGCTGCCCGCCAGTGCGACCGTGCCGGTGATCGACATCGCCAACCTGTCGCAGAATGTGCTGACGGCGGCACGCACTTTGGCGGAGGTGAACAATCAGATCACCCAGATCCAGCAGGGCATCTCCATGCTGGAGAACCAGGCGCGGAACCTGACGACGCTGCCGTTCTCGGCGCTGGCCGAGCTGCAATCCTCCATGGGGCAGATCGACCGGCTCATGGGGCAGGCGCAAGGCCTCGCTTACACGGTGCAGCAGGTCCAGGCTCAGTTCCAGCAGCTCTATCCGAACTACCAGTCCGCAAACTTTCAAGGAAATGTCACACAGGCCGGTCTGTTGGCGGACGCCAACGCGCGCTGGCAGGCATCGGTCAGCACGTTCCAGCACACCATGGAGGTGCAGAGCCAGATCGTCGCTTCGATACCCTCCGATCAGGCAGACTTGTCCGCGCTCGTCGGCCAGAGCCAGGGGGCGGTTGGTGCATTGCAGGCGATCCAGGCGAGCAATCAGCTTCTGGCTTTGCAAGCACGCCAGCTCTCCGCGACACAGGATCTGATCGCTGCTGATGCCCGCGCGCAGGCCGCCAATGCGATGCAGAACGCGGAGGCGCGCTCGGCCGCGGAGGCGGACTGGAAGCGCTTCTACGGCAATGGCGTGAGCTATACTCCGACCCCGGTCAACGTGTTCGGAGGACCCGCACCATGA
- the trbK-alt gene encoding putative entry exclusion protein TrbK-alt — protein sequence MNAKALVIIGIFSIATPAWAAAPTIDQLVANPTLLNAEMDRCKHLGMAANDDARCQTAWRAEDKRFFGNGVTYTPEPVNIFRNTPNKLVPAEKQRPIPPAPAGAPHG from the coding sequence ATGAATGCCAAAGCTCTGGTCATCATCGGCATCTTCAGCATCGCCACGCCCGCTTGGGCGGCAGCACCGACGATCGACCAACTCGTTGCTAACCCGACGCTGCTGAATGCAGAGATGGATCGCTGCAAGCATCTCGGGATGGCCGCGAACGATGATGCGCGATGCCAAACGGCGTGGCGGGCCGAGGACAAGCGGTTCTTCGGGAATGGGGTCACGTACACCCCGGAACCGGTGAACATATTCCGAAACACTCCGAACAAACTGGTCCCCGCGGAGAAGCAGCGGCCGATTCCGCCTGCACCGGCTGGAGCGCCGCATGGGTAG
- the trbL gene encoding P-type conjugative transfer protein TrbL, with protein MGSNTSVIDHFLNVFSNYINSGFGLISPDVGFLVAVLIGIDATLAGLAWALGEDDAIQTLAKKVLYVGFFAFILNNWPLLTQLVFNSFAALGLKATGSSLSYANFLQPGRLAQAGVQGADVLLSQIQRLAGFPDFFWNLGQILVMGLSWIVTLLGFFVLAILLFLAIIEFKLTTLKGFILVPFALWRGTAFIAEPVLGQIVTSGVRILVFAVITGIGTQLFGQILPSNPATELSLQDALTILLASMTIAGLAFSANRLAAGITSGAPQLGLGSAAAAGGAVAGAAALAGMGGVAAARALAGGVGAAASLAGGASGAYTLGSATGGGSVSAGLAGVARGAAGAATSGLRGTAQTASTALRDRFATGQRAAWSATGGSGGDAAVTSPSAAAPSGAPAWAQRLRRQAVSRAAQNILHEAEGHGGGMRPNLRGDGT; from the coding sequence ATGGGTAGCAACACGTCCGTCATCGACCACTTCCTCAACGTCTTCAGCAACTACATCAATTCAGGGTTCGGCCTGATCTCCCCTGACGTCGGGTTTCTCGTCGCCGTGCTGATTGGGATTGACGCGACGTTGGCCGGTCTCGCCTGGGCGCTCGGCGAGGACGACGCCATCCAGACGCTCGCAAAGAAGGTCCTGTACGTCGGCTTTTTCGCCTTCATCCTGAATAATTGGCCTTTGCTTACGCAACTCGTCTTCAACAGTTTTGCCGCACTTGGTCTGAAGGCGACCGGCTCTTCGCTTTCCTACGCGAACTTCCTCCAGCCCGGCCGCCTCGCCCAGGCCGGCGTGCAGGGTGCGGACGTCCTCCTCTCCCAGATCCAGCGCCTCGCCGGGTTTCCAGACTTCTTCTGGAACCTCGGCCAGATCTTGGTCATGGGTCTGTCCTGGATCGTCACTCTGCTCGGGTTCTTCGTGCTCGCGATCCTGCTGTTCCTGGCGATCATCGAATTCAAGCTGACCACGCTGAAGGGCTTCATCCTGGTCCCCTTCGCGCTCTGGCGCGGCACCGCTTTCATTGCCGAGCCAGTACTCGGCCAGATCGTCACCTCCGGTGTGCGCATCCTCGTCTTCGCGGTGATCACCGGCATCGGCACCCAGCTCTTCGGCCAGATCCTGCCGAGCAACCCGGCGACCGAACTCTCGCTCCAGGACGCGCTCACCATTCTGCTCGCCTCGATGACCATCGCCGGGCTGGCCTTCTCGGCGAACCGGCTTGCCGCCGGCATCACCTCTGGCGCACCGCAACTGGGCCTTGGCAGCGCCGCCGCCGCGGGCGGTGCTGTCGCCGGCGCTGCGGCCCTGGCCGGGATGGGAGGGGTGGCAGCCGCCCGCGCCCTGGCCGGCGGCGTCGGTGCCGCGGCTTCACTCGCCGGCGGCGCGAGCGGTGCCTATACGCTCGGCAGCGCCACCGGCGGCGGGTCGGTTTCCGCCGGCCTGGCCGGTGTCGCTCGCGGGGCGGCCGGTGCGGCCACCAGCGGTCTGCGAGGTACGGCCCAGACTGCCTCGACGGCGCTGCGCGATCGCTTCGCCACCGGCCAACGCGCCGCCTGGTCGGCCACCGGCGGATCGGGCGGAGATGCTGCCGTCACATCCCCGTCCGCAGCGGCTCCCAGCGGTGCACCGGCCTGGGCCCAGCGCCTGCGACGGCAAGCCGTCTCCCGGGCGGCGCAGAACATCCTCCACGAAGCCGAAGGCCACGGTGGCGGCATGCGGCCCAATTTGCGCGGGGACGGAACATGA
- the trbF gene encoding conjugal transfer protein TrbF, producing MRWRRFSSRLGDTEAPATPYQRAGQLWDQRIGSARVQAANWRLMAFGCLALAAVVTADDIRTHSRAMVTPFIVEVDHLGAVQAIAPARVEVQPTDTEIAYFLAQFIERVRGLSVDPVVVRQAWLDAYAQITSRAKPMLDAYARQADPFGQIGKRAVTVDVTSVVRASPNSFRVAWVEHPFQDGTALQPEHWTAILTVVIQTPHTEAALRQNPLGIYIDAISWAREVNTTQTEGSTP from the coding sequence ATGAGGTGGCGCCGCTTCTCCTCCCGTCTCGGCGACACCGAGGCGCCGGCCACGCCCTATCAGCGCGCCGGGCAACTGTGGGACCAGAGAATCGGCTCTGCCCGCGTGCAGGCCGCGAACTGGCGCCTGATGGCGTTCGGCTGCCTGGCGCTCGCCGCGGTCGTCACCGCCGATGACATCCGCACGCATTCCCGCGCCATGGTCACCCCGTTCATCGTCGAGGTCGATCATCTCGGCGCGGTGCAGGCGATCGCCCCTGCGCGGGTGGAGGTGCAGCCGACCGATACCGAGATCGCCTACTTCCTGGCGCAGTTCATCGAGCGCGTGCGCGGCCTCTCGGTCGATCCTGTCGTCGTCCGCCAAGCCTGGCTCGACGCCTATGCGCAGATCACCAGCCGCGCCAAGCCGATGCTCGACGCCTATGCCCGTCAGGCCGATCCATTCGGCCAGATCGGCAAGCGCGCCGTGACCGTGGACGTCACCAGCGTCGTCCGCGCCAGCCCGAATTCCTTCCGCGTCGCCTGGGTCGAGCATCCGTTCCAGGACGGCACTGCACTGCAACCCGAGCACTGGACCGCGATCCTGACCGTGGTGATCCAGACCCCGCACACCGAGGCGGCGCTGCGACAGAACCCGCTCGGCATCTACATCGATGCGATTAGCTGGGCGCGCGAGGTGAACACCACCCAGACCGAAGGATCGACGCCATGA
- the trbG gene encoding P-type conjugative transfer protein TrbG: MRFSFALACGGALALSACAQPVPKIAYDNPQPAHLVPSPPAPVQVVTWPEPLPLPGQLKKVPRASASRVPAQPANPIVRVAQANAAARINPTRDGYINAMQVFPWSDGALYEIYASPLHVTDIALQPGEHLISIAAGDTVQWKIGNTTSGAGADQQVHVLIKPISADLPMNNIVIMTDRRAYHLEVHPTKDTYMAAVSWNYPQDDLLALRTQNAAATDYANTVAANDVNIAALHFRYRLSGDDPPWRPVQVFDDGSKVYVQFPPGIAQGDMPPLFILGAPGGKAEIVNYRVRGHTMIVDRLFAAAELRLGAGPQQVVRITRTDGHN; the protein is encoded by the coding sequence ATGAGGTTTTCGTTCGCCCTCGCGTGTGGCGGTGCGTTGGCACTTTCGGCCTGCGCCCAGCCCGTGCCGAAGATCGCTTACGACAACCCGCAGCCGGCGCATCTCGTGCCGTCGCCGCCGGCCCCGGTTCAGGTCGTGACCTGGCCCGAGCCACTGCCGCTGCCGGGGCAGCTCAAGAAAGTGCCGCGGGCCTCGGCGAGCCGGGTGCCAGCGCAGCCCGCAAATCCGATCGTTCGCGTGGCCCAGGCCAACGCCGCGGCGCGCATCAACCCGACGCGCGACGGCTACATCAACGCCATGCAGGTGTTCCCCTGGTCGGACGGGGCGCTGTACGAAATCTACGCCTCGCCGCTGCACGTGACCGACATCGCGCTCCAGCCCGGCGAGCATCTGATCTCGATCGCGGCTGGCGACACCGTGCAATGGAAGATCGGCAACACCACCAGCGGCGCGGGGGCCGATCAGCAGGTGCATGTGCTGATCAAACCGATTTCGGCGGACCTGCCGATGAACAACATCGTCATCATGACCGATCGGCGCGCCTATCACCTCGAGGTGCATCCGACCAAGGACACCTACATGGCCGCGGTGTCCTGGAATTATCCGCAGGACGATCTGCTAGCATTACGGACGCAGAACGCCGCGGCGACGGATTACGCGAACACCGTGGCGGCGAATGATGTGAACATCGCGGCGCTGCATTTCCGGTATCGGCTCAGCGGCGATGATCCGCCCTGGCGGCCGGTGCAGGTCTTCGATGATGGCTCGAAGGTCTATGTCCAGTTCCCGCCGGGGATCGCCCAGGGCGACATGCCGCCGCTGTTCATCCTCGGCGCGCCGGGCGGCAAGGCGGAGATCGTCAATTACCGCGTGCGCGGCCACACCATGATCGTCGATCGGCTGTTCGCCGCCGCCGAACTTCGCCTCGGCGCCGGGCCGCAGCAGGTCGTGCGCATCACGCGGACCGATGGGCACAACTGA
- a CDS encoding TrbI/VirB10 family protein, whose amino-acid sequence MTRLSRRVLIVAAGGVAVCVVGAVWWAFALHSFRITTGKELYNTDVRPSPDVIGGLQNGYASLTKPKPLPAPPRAVPRLGPPLPGDLGRPMLGQGAPTAFAAPPNGADQAAARLRAQAADAGVFFTVAANTGGTNGAAGTASGALPAGEPAPGPASGNGALAGPHGDQNQQDAKQAFLNSPVDRAIYSPDRLQAPLSPYELMAGTVIPAALITGLNSDLPGQVIAQVTQDVYDSVSGRTLLVPQGAKLIGKYDSVVAYGQSRVLLIWTRLIMPDGSSVVLDNLPGADTQGYAGLEDGVDYHFWRLLRGVALSSLLGVSSALATNNVVGGTGTGNVIIALGQSADQAANQAGQSIVSRDLGVQPTLTVRPGFPLDVMVNRDIVLRPYGRG is encoded by the coding sequence GTGACGCGCCTCTCGCGTCGGGTGCTGATTGTTGCAGCTGGCGGCGTAGCGGTCTGCGTGGTGGGGGCGGTCTGGTGGGCGTTCGCGCTGCACAGCTTCCGGATCACCACCGGCAAGGAGCTCTACAACACGGATGTCCGGCCCTCGCCCGATGTGATTGGCGGCCTGCAGAACGGCTATGCCAGCCTGACCAAGCCCAAGCCGCTGCCGGCGCCCCCGCGAGCGGTGCCCCGGCTCGGTCCACCGCTGCCGGGCGATCTCGGCCGGCCGATGTTGGGGCAAGGGGCGCCCACCGCCTTCGCGGCGCCACCAAATGGTGCGGACCAAGCCGCGGCACGGCTGCGCGCCCAGGCCGCCGATGCGGGGGTGTTCTTCACCGTGGCGGCGAATACCGGCGGCACCAACGGTGCAGCCGGCACCGCGTCAGGTGCCCTGCCAGCCGGCGAGCCCGCTCCCGGACCTGCGAGCGGTAACGGCGCACTCGCCGGGCCGCATGGCGACCAGAACCAGCAGGACGCCAAGCAGGCGTTCCTGAACAGTCCGGTCGATCGCGCGATCTATTCGCCCGACCGGCTGCAAGCCCCGCTCAGCCCCTACGAGCTGATGGCCGGCACCGTGATACCGGCGGCGCTGATCACCGGCCTGAACTCCGACCTGCCGGGGCAGGTGATCGCCCAGGTGACGCAGGACGTCTATGACAGCGTCTCCGGCCGCACCCTGCTGGTCCCCCAGGGCGCGAAGCTGATCGGCAAATACGACAGTGTCGTCGCCTACGGGCAGTCACGGGTGCTGCTCATCTGGACACGGCTGATCATGCCCGACGGCAGTTCTGTGGTACTCGACAACCTGCCCGGCGCCGACACCCAGGGCTATGCGGGTCTCGAGGACGGCGTCGATTACCATTTCTGGCGGTTGCTGCGCGGCGTCGCGCTGTCCTCGCTGCTCGGGGTCTCCAGCGCGCTCGCAACCAACAACGTGGTCGGCGGCACCGGGACGGGCAACGTGATCATCGCGCTCGGCCAGAGCGCGGACCAGGCCGCCAACCAGGCCGGGCAGTCGATCGTCTCGCGCGACCTCGGCGTTCAGCCGACCCTGACCGTGCGCCCTGGCTTCCCGCTCGACGTGATGGTGAACCGCGACATCGTGCTGCGGCCCTATGGGAGAGGGTGA
- a CDS encoding DUF2274 domain-containing protein, with amino-acid sequence MAKLRIGPLPDDRPVKRTITFTAALDALIRDYAAAIAAQDGLSEAPTIEKLVPIIVERFITTDRAFRAPVRRVPAAVPHKPPPNSEPSQSNRERHGDQSTIAGSE; translated from the coding sequence ATGGCGAAACTCCGCATCGGCCCGCTGCCGGACGACCGGCCGGTCAAGCGCACCATCACCTTCACTGCGGCGCTGGACGCTCTGATCCGCGACTACGCCGCCGCAATCGCGGCGCAGGACGGCCTGTCCGAGGCGCCGACCATCGAGAAGCTGGTGCCGATCATCGTCGAGCGGTTCATCACCACAGATCGGGCGTTCCGGGCTCCGGTGCGCCGGGTACCAGCGGCCGTGCCGCATAAGCCGCCGCCAAATTCAGAACCGTCGCAGTCCAACCGGGAGCGCCACGGAGATCAGTCAACCATCGCCGGGTCGGAGTGA
- a CDS encoding type II toxin-antitoxin system TacA family antitoxin — protein sequence MTGATKRKDHPLSMRLPEGDLAIIDRAADLRGRSRTDFVREAAVRAAEEVLMESTLLRMTPEGFEAFVQAISAPATPVPEMVASLRRKAPWEKGAAKH from the coding sequence ATGACCGGCGCGACCAAACGCAAAGACCACCCGCTCTCGATGCGCCTCCCGGAAGGCGACCTCGCCATCATCGACCGCGCCGCGGACCTGCGCGGCCGGTCGCGGACCGACTTCGTGCGGGAGGCGGCGGTCCGGGCCGCCGAGGAGGTCCTCATGGAAAGCACGCTGCTCCGCATGACCCCGGAGGGCTTCGAGGCGTTCGTCCAGGCCATCTCCGCCCCCGCCACTCCCGTTCCGGAGATGGTGGCTTCCCTCCGTCGCAAGGCGCCGTGGGAGAAGGGCGCGGCGAAGCACTGA
- a CDS encoding GNAT family N-acetyltransferase, translating to MAEPPLSAPELLKPGHDVTHFSCGKPSLDHWLKTRALANQQKGFTVVMVVHVAGRVVGYYGLAPTAIVPAALPRSIRTGQPPNPVPCILLGQLATDQAWIGRGIGTGLFNHALARSVSGAALIGGRALVVNAVDDEAAVFWRRRGFLPSRDDALVLFRSIADISASLIAVETR from the coding sequence ATGGCGGAGCCGCCGCTCTCCGCCCCCGAACTGCTGAAGCCCGGCCACGACGTAACCCACTTCTCCTGCGGCAAGCCCTCGCTCGATCATTGGCTGAAGACCCGGGCGCTGGCCAATCAGCAGAAGGGGTTCACGGTGGTCATGGTCGTCCACGTGGCGGGCCGTGTCGTCGGCTATTACGGCCTGGCGCCGACTGCCATCGTCCCCGCCGCCCTGCCGCGCTCGATCCGCACCGGCCAGCCCCCGAACCCGGTGCCCTGCATTCTGCTCGGCCAGCTTGCCACCGATCAGGCGTGGATCGGGCGGGGGATCGGCACTGGGCTGTTCAACCACGCCCTCGCCCGCAGTGTCAGCGGCGCCGCGCTGATCGGCGGGCGCGCTTTGGTCGTCAATGCCGTCGATGACGAGGCGGCTGTGTTCTGGCGCCGCCGCGGGTTCCTGCCGTCAAGGGACGACGCGCTGGTGCTGTTCCGGTCCATCGCCGACATCTCCGCCTCGCTGATCGCCGTCGAAACCCGATAG